From the Entomomonas sp. E2T0 genome, one window contains:
- the murU gene encoding N-acetylmuramate alpha-1-phosphate uridylyltransferase MurU, with product MKAMILAAGKGERMRPLTLTTPKPLIPVNGIPLIEYHIKALAKAGFTELVINHAWLGQQIENYLGNGEQFGVSIRYSAEGEPLETGGGILKALPLLGNQPFLIVNGDIFCNYPFIQLKRSINHLAHLVLVNNPQHVANGDFALTQDNIVLNEAEQKYTYSGIAIINPKLFANCAEKAFKLAPLLREAMQQQQVTGELFTGDWVDVGTVERLKQIEAKQKQPKE from the coding sequence GAACGTATGCGTCCTCTTACCTTAACCACACCTAAACCATTAATTCCTGTGAATGGCATACCTCTTATTGAATATCATATTAAAGCATTGGCTAAAGCAGGTTTTACAGAATTAGTCATTAACCATGCTTGGTTAGGCCAACAAATAGAAAATTATCTGGGTAATGGCGAACAATTTGGTGTATCTATTCGGTATTCAGCGGAAGGAGAACCTTTAGAAACAGGAGGCGGAATTTTAAAAGCATTACCTCTTTTAGGTAACCAACCTTTTTTAATAGTCAATGGTGATATTTTTTGTAACTACCCTTTTATACAACTAAAACGCTCTATTAATCATCTAGCTCATTTAGTATTAGTTAATAATCCACAACATGTGGCTAATGGTGACTTCGCTCTCACTCAAGATAATATTGTATTAAATGAAGCTGAACAAAAATATACTTATTCAGGTATAGCTATTATTAACCCAAAACTTTTTGCCAACTGCGCTGAAAAAGCTTTTAAATTAGCTCCACTGTTAAGAGAAGCTATGCAACAGCAACAAGTAACTGGTGAGTTATTTACAGGTGATTGGGTAGATGTAGGAACTGTCGAACGTCTTAAACAAATAGAAGCTAAGCAAAAGCAGCCAAAAGAATGA
- a CDS encoding PhzF family phenazine biosynthesis protein, which produces MKLKMFQVDAFTDTLFQGNPAAVIPLAEWLSESQMQQIAAENNLAETAFIKQVTGNKYHIRWFTPTVEVPFCGHATLASAFVLFHENESLNEVVFTTEQVGQLIIYKGENGFIQMDFPNRKPTEVIDNPPQELLAGLSIKPQRVVRNVQAYFAIYENEQQVRDVVANGEQLCQLDPYSVTITAPGKEYDFVSRFFATNHGVDEDPVTGSIHTGLAPYWAEQLNKTQLSAYQASARGGKLLCEVKGDRVVIEGKGVLYLEGYIYL; this is translated from the coding sequence ATGAAATTAAAAATGTTTCAGGTAGATGCATTTACTGATACGCTATTTCAAGGCAATCCTGCGGCAGTTATACCATTAGCAGAGTGGTTGTCTGAGTCTCAAATGCAGCAGATTGCAGCTGAAAATAATTTAGCAGAAACTGCTTTCATTAAACAGGTTACAGGTAATAAGTATCATATTCGTTGGTTTACTCCTACCGTAGAAGTACCTTTTTGTGGCCATGCTACCTTAGCCAGTGCTTTTGTTTTATTCCATGAAAATGAATCATTAAATGAAGTAGTGTTTACCACTGAGCAAGTAGGGCAATTAATTATTTATAAGGGAGAGAATGGTTTTATACAGATGGATTTTCCTAATAGAAAACCTACTGAGGTAATTGATAATCCACCACAGGAGTTGTTAGCGGGGCTAAGTATAAAGCCACAGCGAGTGGTGCGTAACGTTCAAGCCTATTTTGCTATTTATGAGAATGAGCAACAGGTACGTGATGTAGTGGCTAATGGTGAGCAACTCTGTCAGCTGGATCCTTATTCTGTAACGATCACAGCACCTGGTAAAGAATATGATTTTGTTTCACGTTTTTTTGCAACTAATCATGGTGTTGATGAAGATCCAGTAACAGGTTCGATTCATACAGGATTAGCTCCTTATTGGGCAGAGCAATTAAATAAGACCCAACTATCTGCTTATCAGGCTTCTGCGCGAGGCGGTAAGTTATTATGTGAGGTTAAAGGTGATCGAGTAGTGATTGAAGGAAAAGGCGTTCTTTATTTAGAAGGTTATATTTATTTGTAA
- the cmoA gene encoding carboxy-S-adenosyl-L-methionine synthase CmoA: MKETDNIFATALEKVPDFVFNEDVVNVFPDMIKRSVPGYPTIVENIGVIAAQYAQPYSLLYDLGCSLGAVTQALRRHVKQPDCRILAIDNSAPMVQRCQEYLTAQQAMYQELVPTQVIQDDIVTMDWQAASVITMNFTLQFIKPEQRLEILKNIYNILDKKGALLLSEKVRFDDSHAQHILNDLHLAFKRANGYSELEIAQKRTAIENVMKIDTLAIHQQRLHDAGFSKVTVWFQCLNFISLIALP, translated from the coding sequence ATGAAAGAAACTGATAATATTTTTGCTACTGCTCTGGAAAAAGTGCCTGATTTCGTTTTTAACGAAGATGTCGTAAACGTTTTTCCAGATATGATCAAACGATCTGTACCCGGCTACCCTACTATTGTAGAAAATATTGGGGTAATCGCTGCGCAATATGCTCAACCCTATAGTTTACTGTATGACTTAGGTTGTTCCTTAGGCGCAGTAACTCAAGCTTTGCGCCGTCATGTAAAACAACCAGACTGTCGTATTCTAGCGATTGATAACTCAGCACCTATGGTACAGCGCTGCCAAGAGTATTTAACTGCACAACAAGCCATGTACCAAGAACTTGTGCCTACACAAGTAATACAAGATGACATTGTAACTATGGATTGGCAAGCAGCTTCTGTAATTACTATGAATTTCACTTTGCAGTTCATTAAGCCTGAGCAGCGTTTAGAAATACTTAAAAATATTTATAACATTCTTGATAAAAAAGGCGCATTATTACTTTCCGAAAAAGTTCGCTTTGATGACAGTCATGCACAACATATTCTCAATGATTTACATTTGGCATTTAAAAGAGCTAATGGCTACAGCGAACTTGAAATAGCTCAAAAGCGTACAGCTATTGAAAATGTAATGAAAATAGATACACTTGCTATTCACCAGCAAAGGCTACATGATGCTGGTTTTTCCAAAGTAACTGTCTGGTTTCAATGTCTTAACTTTATTTCTCTTATTGCCTTACCATGA
- the cmoB gene encoding tRNA 5-methoxyuridine(34)/uridine 5-oxyacetic acid(34) synthase CmoB has translation MIDLTDLIPLLAKTNLQAWARQLPQLVEKRLAREHGDLPRWRAAIAELPELNVEHIELAKEFAINGAISEQQHTQLEQALRKLMPWRKGPFKTFNTFIDTEWHSDWKWNRVSPHLNLQDKHILDVGCGNGYYQWRMLGAGAKYVLGIDPNLLFMCQFLAIKKYLPDLPVWTLPFTLDDFPQQSESFDVVFSMGVLYHRRSPIDHLLELKDCLVKGGQLVLETLIIEGDEQQALVPEDRYAQMRNVWFLPSVPALILWLKRAGYNNIRCVDISQTTIQEQRSTDWMTFQSLPDFLDPNDHNFTIEGLPAPKRAVILANK, from the coding sequence ATGATTGACTTAACTGACTTAATACCCCTCTTAGCAAAAACCAATCTACAAGCATGGGCACGCCAACTACCCCAACTAGTAGAAAAGAGACTAGCTAGAGAACATGGTGACTTACCTCGCTGGCGAGCTGCTATCGCGGAACTACCAGAACTTAATGTTGAACATATCGAATTAGCCAAAGAGTTTGCTATTAACGGCGCTATTTCTGAACAACAACACACCCAACTAGAACAAGCCTTACGCAAACTAATGCCTTGGCGTAAAGGTCCTTTCAAAACATTCAATACCTTTATAGATACCGAATGGCATTCTGACTGGAAATGGAATAGAGTTAGTCCCCATCTTAATCTACAAGATAAACATATTTTAGATGTAGGTTGTGGCAATGGTTATTACCAATGGCGTATGTTAGGCGCAGGTGCAAAATATGTATTAGGCATTGACCCTAATTTACTCTTTATGTGCCAATTTTTAGCCATCAAAAAATACCTTCCTGATTTACCTGTATGGACATTACCTTTTACCTTAGATGACTTTCCCCAACAGTCAGAAAGTTTTGATGTAGTATTCTCAATGGGTGTACTGTATCATCGTCGCTCCCCTATTGATCACTTGCTTGAGTTAAAAGACTGTCTTGTAAAAGGTGGGCAGTTAGTTTTAGAAACACTCATTATTGAGGGTGATGAACAACAAGCATTAGTTCCAGAAGATCGTTATGCACAAATGCGTAATGTATGGTTTTTGCCTTCAGTTCCCGCTTTAATACTGTGGTTAAAACGTGCTGGCTATAACAATATTCGCTGTGTTGATATCAGTCAAACCACTATTCAAGAACAGCGATCAACTGACTGGATGACTTTTCAATCGCTACCAGACTTTCTAGACCCTAATGATCACAACTTCACTATAGAAGGATTACCAGCACCTAAACGTGCTGTGATACTGGCTAATAAATAA
- the eco gene encoding serine protease inhibitor ecotin: MKKISALCLSTVLGCASFYALANDNTPTQATNAKPAQTDVKAPQKEEQGMKPKALKDVAPYPEATENQKRYAIFLEPKQDEQNYKVELVFGKKIMIDSCNRYMLGGSVEEKDLQGWGYSYYVVEQVGQPASTMMACPNNDKHEAFVPMTTQTFTRYNSKLPIVVYAPKDVEVRYRVWSAPEETTLVEAQ; this comes from the coding sequence ATGAAAAAAATTTCTGCTCTTTGCCTTTCCACTGTATTAGGTTGTGCAAGCTTTTATGCATTAGCTAATGATAATACGCCTACTCAAGCAACTAATGCTAAACCAGCGCAAACAGATGTAAAAGCTCCACAAAAGGAAGAGCAAGGCATGAAACCTAAGGCATTAAAAGATGTTGCGCCTTATCCAGAAGCAACTGAAAACCAAAAACGTTATGCTATTTTCTTAGAGCCTAAACAGGATGAACAAAACTACAAAGTTGAACTTGTATTTGGCAAAAAAATTATGATTGATAGCTGTAACCGCTATATGCTTGGCGGTAGTGTTGAAGAGAAAGATTTACAAGGTTGGGGTTATAGTTATTATGTAGTAGAACAAGTAGGCCAACCTGCCTCTACAATGATGGCTTGCCCTAATAATGATAAACATGAAGCGTTTGTCCCAATGACAACTCAAACATTTACGCGCTATAACAGTAAATTACCTATCGTAGTTTATGCGCCTAAAGATGTTGAAGTTCGTTATCGTGTGTGGTCTGCCCCTGAAGAAACAACCCTAGTAGAAGCACAATAA
- a CDS encoding EAL domain-containing protein, whose product MKSTKIKSFSSLRKLYPFMVAFFIFIIGYTGIHFYAYTKGQNFTSETNHIVTSKIDDLLTSLHSTTITVLPLIELDCETIKPILEEIVAKNHRIKAINLLKNEKPYCSSENNIDGTNSTNNTKLLLQQHTPDTALMLLDNDIVLDHSVDTTKRHRIIITVVSFEALKEILTPRIPTQIITLKLDDHTITYHSIDKETPTIYQPIEEKSYIGYNYTIETGYIYPLNLQILFYFHGIPLLLVILLAFFSYFVTRWFLNNISSTYYELNTAINNNQIKPYTQPIFSVKTGELTGIEILARWHHPQMGIISPDTFIPVAEKTGLIIPLTQKLMKEVAQTLAPFSSSISSNFHIGFNISRQHCENLQLINDCKQFYKQVNNDKIVLVVEITERELIEVTDTTKQLFRELHKLNAKIALDDFGVGNSNLSYLYDFAIDYLKIDKSFISRIGSDALSKNILDAIIEIAQNCKLESCAEGVETEEQANYLKEKGVTYLQGYFFSPPIPIKDFIQSPYFKSQLN is encoded by the coding sequence ATGAAATCCACCAAAATAAAAAGCTTTTCAAGTCTACGTAAACTTTATCCGTTTATGGTAGCATTTTTTATTTTCATCATTGGTTATACAGGTATTCATTTTTATGCCTATACAAAAGGGCAAAATTTTACTTCTGAGACTAATCACATAGTAACTAGTAAAATAGATGATCTACTGACTTCTCTTCACTCAACTACTATTACAGTTCTACCCCTTATAGAACTTGACTGCGAAACAATCAAGCCTATCTTAGAAGAAATTGTTGCTAAAAACCATAGAATAAAAGCCATTAATTTACTTAAAAATGAGAAACCTTATTGTTCGTCTGAGAACAATATAGATGGTACAAATTCAACTAATAATACAAAGCTATTATTGCAGCAACATACACCAGATACAGCTCTCATGCTGTTAGATAACGATATTGTCTTAGATCACTCAGTAGACACTACAAAAAGACATCGTATAATTATTACTGTTGTTAGTTTTGAAGCACTAAAAGAGATTTTAACCCCTAGGATTCCTACTCAAATCATTACATTAAAACTAGATGACCATACCATTACTTATCACAGCATAGATAAAGAAACACCAACGATCTATCAACCAATTGAGGAAAAATCATATATTGGTTATAACTATACAATTGAAACTGGCTATATATATCCATTAAATTTACAAATTTTATTTTATTTTCATGGTATACCCTTATTATTAGTTATTCTGCTAGCTTTTTTCTCATATTTTGTCACTCGTTGGTTTCTTAATAATATTTCAAGCACCTACTATGAATTAAATACAGCTATCAATAACAATCAAATCAAACCTTACACGCAACCTATCTTTAGTGTTAAAACTGGTGAACTAACAGGTATAGAAATATTAGCACGTTGGCATCATCCACAAATGGGTATAATCAGTCCAGACACTTTTATTCCTGTGGCTGAAAAAACAGGATTAATTATCCCTTTAACTCAAAAGCTAATGAAAGAAGTAGCACAAACATTAGCTCCTTTTAGTTCTAGTATTTCTTCAAACTTTCATATTGGTTTTAATATTTCTCGACAACACTGTGAAAACTTACAATTAATAAACGATTGTAAACAATTCTATAAACAAGTTAATAATGATAAAATTGTACTAGTTGTTGAAATAACTGAGCGTGAACTAATAGAGGTAACAGATACTACTAAACAATTATTTAGAGAGTTACACAAACTTAATGCCAAAATTGCTTTGGATGATTTTGGTGTTGGCAATTCTAACCTTTCCTATCTTTACGATTTTGCCATTGACTACTTAAAAATAGATAAAAGTTTTATCTCACGTATTGGCTCAGATGCTCTTTCTAAAAATATTCTAGACGCAATCATCGAAATTGCTCAAAATTGTAAATTAGAATCTTGCGCGGAAGGCGTTGAAACTGAAGAGCAAGCTAATTATCTAAAAGAAAAAGGGGTTACCTATCTACAAGGATATTTTTTCTCTCCTCCAATCCCTATCAAAGACTTTATCCAAAGCCCATATTTTAAAAGTCAACTCAACTAA
- a CDS encoding EAL domain-containing protein, protein MELSRKKNFAILRKLYPFITAIFTGLIGYTGIFLYAKYQGRAFSTQTNYMAISHIDEIMASIYTIATTTLHLTDTDCKTTRPLLMAIVKNNPEIKSIDLIKNKQFFCSSDNQFVAKQYFNNLDRIPKVSYILFNQVFDMPYPNNNKENNAVIMVIDDQEIKHILEPRLDTQLVTLKLDNTNITYQGVTPYTKNYYTVKTPSLGQTPYIIETSYISPPTIGVLLFYYGKHFFIVTLLTIICYFFTRWVIKNISGSYYELHMAIRDEKIKAYIQPLFRAEDYQIIGVEVLSRWHDSNSTIIMPDTFIPLAEKTGLIIPMTQLIMKEVATTLAPYAKKLPDNFHIGFNISCFHCKDLEFINDCRRFFKHLRTNKATLVIEVTERELIEVNETTKLLFKELHTLNAKIALDDFGIGNSNLSYLYDFSIDYLKIDKSFVSRIGSDALSKNILDSIIEIAHNCKLESFAEGIETEEQANYLREKGVRFLQGYLLGKPMPINEFIKTKHFQQLITSSL, encoded by the coding sequence ATGGAACTTTCAAGAAAAAAAAATTTTGCTATTTTACGAAAACTTTATCCCTTTATAACAGCTATTTTTACTGGACTCATAGGATATACAGGTATTTTCCTATATGCAAAATATCAAGGGCGAGCATTTTCAACACAAACTAACTATATGGCTATCAGTCATATAGATGAAATAATGGCCTCCATCTATACTATTGCAACAACTACTCTGCACCTTACAGACACAGATTGTAAAACTACTCGTCCGCTATTAATGGCAATTGTAAAGAATAATCCTGAAATCAAATCTATTGATTTAATAAAAAATAAACAATTTTTTTGCTCATCAGATAATCAATTTGTTGCTAAACAGTACTTTAATAATCTGGATCGTATACCTAAAGTCTCTTATATTTTATTTAACCAAGTTTTTGATATGCCTTATCCCAATAATAATAAGGAAAATAATGCTGTTATTATGGTTATAGATGATCAAGAAATTAAACATATTCTTGAGCCCCGACTTGATACACAGCTAGTCACTTTAAAATTAGACAATACAAATATTACTTACCAAGGAGTTACCCCTTATACAAAAAACTATTACACTGTTAAAACTCCGTCACTTGGACAAACACCCTATATAATAGAAACCTCCTATATTAGCCCACCCACCATAGGAGTATTACTTTTTTATTATGGCAAACACTTTTTTATTGTCACTTTATTAACAATCATTTGTTATTTTTTTACGCGTTGGGTAATAAAAAATATATCTGGATCCTATTATGAATTACATATGGCTATTCGAGATGAAAAAATAAAAGCTTATATTCAACCACTTTTTAGAGCAGAGGATTATCAAATAATAGGGGTCGAAGTTTTATCACGTTGGCATGACTCTAACTCAACTATCATTATGCCTGATACCTTTATACCTCTTGCTGAAAAAACAGGGCTTATTATTCCAATGACCCAATTAATTATGAAAGAGGTAGCCACTACCCTAGCTCCTTATGCCAAAAAATTACCTGATAATTTTCATATTGGGTTCAATATTTCATGCTTTCATTGCAAAGATTTAGAATTTATAAATGACTGCAGAAGGTTCTTTAAACATTTAAGAACCAACAAAGCAACCCTAGTCATAGAAGTAACTGAACGAGAACTTATTGAAGTAAATGAGACCACTAAACTATTATTTAAAGAACTTCATACCTTAAATGCCAAAATTGCTTTAGATGATTTTGGTATAGGTAACTCAAACCTAAGCTACTTATATGATTTTTCAATAGATTATTTAAAAATAGATAAAAGTTTTGTATCACGTATTGGATCAGATGCTCTTTCAAAAAATATTTTAGATAGTATTATAGAAATAGCCCATAACTGCAAATTAGAGTCCTTTGCTGAAGGTATTGAAACAGAAGAACAAGCTAACTATTTAAGAGAAAAAGGGGTGCGTTTTCTACAAGGATATCTACTAGGAAAACCTATGCCTATTAATGAATTTATTAAAACAAAGCACTTTCAGCAATTAATTACCTCTTCACTATAA
- a CDS encoding autotransporter outer membrane beta-barrel domain-containing protein, whose product MYYTKFVRAPSSALLYPLLLLTIVNPALARLANQISENEVVTHPGVYAFNHDYINATIQDGGQLVLLPGCNNNNCNPDSNEYFYATAENATVTGQGSELRVGGTANNTTVENGGRVMVGQAGFGAFVDDSIDWDIFPAELTNTTVKNGGTEMVLAGGISTGSIIETGGKQYVYLETGNVNTNATQGGTAIDTLINGGRQNVYGTGAKAIGSIINNGGSQFIYNTNFATQNGGGYAENTTINNGMQSVYGIGSQAHKTTINSQGVQYVYANGLVTYTTIDGGIQKVYASSNGAGKAENTTLNSGSQYVYSNGLATDTTVNGGTQQVYSGGLATNTTVNNGGAQKVQNTGSIATNNVINTGGLQQVWGSGQVINNTINTGASQVVNSAGIIKDTTVNGGYTSIYDGGISQGTLDITNQGTLAIQSSASQTSNIANATIDSQSNLKLIANTALSGSGNSFVNITNLENNGVASFGAVQLGTNIPVNSFDPVTLNVNSLKGNGIYAMQADIGNQIGDLIKVNQLDANSNNQLFIANNGASTAQVTDKLTVVETTSGGNANQFRLYSRVEQGGYEFGLRQEGNNWVLCADANCNRGPVSPGGGGKLTTTAQAAGNFMNTSYLMSYINTQNLMQRMGDLRNTENTKDVDIWMRGFAGKLNSFDGNLGGFDMNYRGTQIGADKLLNLSTGALRVGVAAGYTDANPNYRGGNGGVRSYNFGLYGTYITESDFYVDTLLKYDHIKNNFSVKDTQNNKVSGHASSNGYGLSVEAGKRFFIQNPNDGLYLEPQVQLSYMHQQGDTVHASNGLNIKLSDYNSTLGRVSTAVGYQVKNTANPINVYLKTGYVREFTGDNISYHLNNSKEKHSFKGNFWDNELGVSMTINKQHTIHADLNYANGNRFDKQQINIGYRYTF is encoded by the coding sequence ATGTATTATACAAAGTTTGTTAGAGCACCTTCTAGTGCTCTATTGTATCCGCTTTTGCTACTAACAATTGTAAACCCTGCGCTTGCAAGGTTAGCCAATCAAATTTCAGAAAATGAAGTTGTTACTCACCCAGGTGTATATGCCTTTAACCATGACTATATTAATGCCACTATTCAAGATGGTGGACAATTAGTATTACTCCCAGGTTGTAATAATAATAACTGTAATCCTGATAGTAATGAATATTTTTATGCTACGGCTGAAAATGCCACTGTTACAGGACAAGGTAGTGAGTTACGGGTTGGCGGTACAGCAAACAATACCACAGTAGAAAATGGTGGTAGGGTTATGGTTGGCCAAGCTGGTTTTGGTGCATTTGTTGATGACAGTATAGATTGGGATATATTCCCAGCAGAACTTACTAATACCACTGTAAAAAATGGTGGTACAGAAATGGTATTGGCTGGAGGTATATCTACCGGCTCTATAATTGAAACAGGCGGCAAACAATACGTTTACTTAGAAACAGGTAATGTCAATACCAATGCAACCCAAGGTGGCACAGCCATAGACACCTTGATTAATGGTGGTCGGCAAAACGTTTATGGTACTGGTGCCAAAGCCATTGGTTCAATTATTAACAATGGTGGCTCTCAATTTATTTATAACACCAATTTCGCCACTCAAAATGGTGGTGGCTATGCAGAAAACACTACTATTAATAATGGCATGCAGTCTGTTTATGGCATAGGCTCACAAGCCCATAAAACAACTATTAATAGTCAAGGTGTACAATATGTCTATGCCAATGGGCTAGTCACTTATACAACTATCGATGGTGGTATACAAAAAGTTTATGCTAGTAGTAATGGTGCTGGTAAAGCAGAAAACACCACCTTAAATAGTGGTAGCCAATATGTTTACAGCAATGGATTAGCTACTGATACTACTGTTAATGGCGGTACACAACAAGTATATAGTGGTGGCCTAGCAACCAATACTACAGTGAACAATGGTGGTGCACAAAAAGTACAGAATACTGGTTCTATAGCCACTAACAACGTTATTAATACTGGTGGTTTACAACAAGTTTGGGGAAGTGGACAAGTCATTAATAATACTATTAATACAGGTGCGTCACAGGTTGTAAATAGTGCTGGCATTATTAAAGATACAACCGTAAACGGTGGTTACACCAGTATATATGATGGTGGTATCTCACAAGGTACTCTAGACATCACCAATCAAGGTACATTAGCAATACAAAGCTCTGCTAGCCAAACCTCTAATATTGCCAATGCGACTATTGACAGTCAAAGTAATTTAAAACTAATTGCTAACACTGCTTTATCAGGATCAGGTAATAGTTTTGTTAATATTACCAACTTAGAAAATAATGGTGTCGCTTCATTTGGTGCCGTACAACTAGGTACTAATATTCCTGTGAATAGTTTTGATCCTGTTACCTTAAATGTAAACAGTTTAAAAGGTAATGGTATCTATGCTATGCAAGCGGATATTGGTAACCAAATTGGTGACCTAATTAAAGTAAATCAATTAGATGCTAATAGTAATAATCAACTATTCATTGCTAATAATGGAGCATCTACTGCTCAAGTAACAGATAAACTGACTGTAGTAGAAACTACCAGTGGTGGCAATGCCAACCAATTCAGATTATACAGCCGAGTTGAACAAGGTGGTTACGAGTTCGGTTTACGTCAAGAAGGCAATAACTGGGTACTTTGTGCAGATGCTAATTGTAATAGAGGACCTGTTAGCCCTGGTGGCGGTGGTAAATTAACTACTACCGCACAAGCAGCAGGTAACTTTATGAATACCAGTTACCTAATGAGCTACATTAACACCCAAAACCTTATGCAACGAATGGGCGACCTGCGTAATACAGAAAACACTAAAGATGTGGATATTTGGATGCGTGGTTTTGCGGGTAAATTAAACTCGTTTGATGGCAATCTTGGTGGCTTCGATATGAACTATCGTGGCACACAAATAGGTGCAGATAAGTTACTTAACCTTTCAACAGGAGCTCTCCGTGTTGGTGTTGCAGCTGGTTATACGGATGCCAATCCTAATTACCGCGGTGGTAATGGTGGAGTACGCAGTTATAACTTTGGATTATATGGTACCTATATCACAGAAAGTGACTTCTATGTGGATACCCTCTTAAAATATGACCATATTAAAAATAACTTTAGTGTTAAAGATACTCAAAATAATAAAGTATCTGGACATGCTAGCAGTAATGGATATGGTTTATCGGTAGAAGCTGGCAAACGTTTCTTCATTCAAAACCCTAATGATGGTTTGTATTTAGAACCACAAGTACAGTTAAGCTACATGCATCAACAAGGTGATACTGTCCATGCCTCTAATGGCTTAAATATAAAACTAAGTGATTATAACTCTACTTTAGGCAGAGTCAGTACTGCAGTGGGCTATCAAGTAAAAAACACAGCTAACCCTATTAATGTTTATCTGAAAACAGGTTATGTAAGAGAGTTTACAGGTGACAATATCAGTTATCACTTAAACAACAGTAAAGAGAAACACAGCTTTAAAGGTAACTTTTGGGATAATGAGTTGGGTGTAAGTATGACTATTAATAAGCAACATACTATCCATGCAGACTTAAACTATGCCAATGGCAACCGTTTCGATAAACAACAAATCAATATAGGCTATCGATACACTTTCTAA
- a CDS encoding MFS transporter: MTKNSSGSWYFGWNIVAAATLLTMLTVGMRMSIGPFFLPMLHDLGFSRSWLSAIIAIGMLFYGIGMPIAGYLVNKYGTRFVLILGTIIVVSASIWTVFANTLISFFLAFGIVLSIGLAFTSPVALTPVLSRWFTRKRGMALFFLSTGSMAGIAVMTPVFTYTISQFSWQTTMVGYAIIFALLTIPTALLIIRDDAPEHTDLLPDQIAKKAATSKIHQPTAAYANISEAMRTLPFWQICIGLFTCGFSMNLLGTHGIPMLIDHSFDETTSSLGIGLIGLVAIFGTVILGRISDIFQRRHMLAAIYFVRGLGFLALVMVTTKWELYTVAAIGGLVWSGSIALSSAILADVYGIRLVGILYGWAYLGHQIGAMISSWLGGWAYEVFHNHWIAFGSAGILLIIAAIISLCLPKQGAN; encoded by the coding sequence TTGACTAAAAATAGTTCAGGTAGTTGGTATTTTGGCTGGAATATTGTAGCCGCAGCCACCCTATTAACCATGTTAACAGTAGGTATGCGGATGAGTATTGGCCCATTTTTCTTACCTATGTTACATGATCTTGGTTTTAGCCGTAGTTGGTTATCGGCCATTATTGCCATTGGTATGCTGTTTTATGGTATTGGTATGCCCATCGCAGGTTATTTAGTTAATAAATATGGCACCAGGTTTGTACTTATTTTGGGAACTATTATTGTTGTTAGTGCTTCAATCTGGACAGTGTTTGCCAATACGTTAATTAGCTTTTTTCTAGCCTTTGGTATTGTGTTATCAATAGGTCTCGCTTTTACAAGCCCTGTGGCTTTAACACCTGTATTAAGTCGCTGGTTTACGCGCAAACGTGGCATGGCACTATTCTTCTTATCAACAGGTTCAATGGCTGGTATTGCTGTAATGACGCCTGTCTTTACCTATACTATTAGTCAATTTAGTTGGCAAACTACAATGGTGGGTTATGCTATCATCTTTGCACTACTCACTATTCCTACTGCTTTACTCATTATTCGTGATGATGCACCCGAGCATACCGATTTACTGCCTGATCAAATAGCTAAAAAAGCCGCTACTAGTAAAATACATCAACCTACTGCTGCTTATGCAAATATAAGCGAGGCAATGCGTACCCTCCCTTTCTGGCAAATTTGTATAGGGCTATTTACCTGTGGTTTTAGTATGAATCTACTGGGTACACACGGTATTCCCATGCTGATAGATCACAGCTTTGATGAAACTACTAGTTCATTAGGCATTGGCTTAATTGGCTTAGTAGCTATCTTTGGTACAGTGATACTAGGTCGTATCTCAGATATATTCCAACGTCGCCACATGCTTGCCGCTATTTATTTTGTGCGGGGCTTAGGTTTTCTTGCACTAGTAATGGTAACTACTAAATGGGAACTATATACAGTAGCGGCTATTGGCGGTTTAGTATGGTCAGGTAGTATAGCACTATCCTCAGCTATTCTTGCTGATGTCTATGGTATTCGCCTAGTAGGTATTCTCTATGGTTGGGCTTACTTAGGCCACCAAATTGGCGCCATGATCAGTTCATGGTTAGGTGGTTGGGCTTATGAAGTATTCCATAACCATTGGATAGCTTTTGGTAGCGCAGGCATTTTACTGATTATTGCAGCAATTATTTCTCTATGTTTGCCTAAACAGGGAGCCAATTAG